One genomic segment of Mastomys coucha isolate ucsf_1 unplaced genomic scaffold, UCSF_Mcou_1 pScaffold22, whole genome shotgun sequence includes these proteins:
- the Sprtn gene encoding sprT-like domain-containing protein Spartan isoform X2: MCSIRLSEPLLKLRPRKDLVETLLHEMIHAYLFVTNNDKDREGHGPEFCKHMHRINQLTGANITVYHTFHDEVDEYRRHWWRCNGPCQHKQPYYGYVKRATNRAPSAHDYWWADHQKTCGGTYIKIKEPENYAKKARGKTKAGKQPASAVENKDKLCRGEAQPLIPFSGKGYVLGDTSTCPSSGKLNTSYMVNEAKGLSSQDHSATALRLNSNVEVKCEQNGLPKKPPLVTPLPTASHQSVLSSYFPRVSVANQKVFRNVNGSPVKSGTTGDGTKHSASVGSQRKVPPSRASLRNASKVTAPASATVTSAAGTSVTISQEESGSEDQFLNKRPKLEDRTALDNIKEQTQSGSDLHNSSRPTSTSTSRSSGSSCSQRRLVNCPVCQGVVLESQINEHLDRCLEGNKTNLRPRRV, from the exons ACTCTTTTGCATGAAATGATACATGCCTACTTATTTGTCACTAATAATGATAAAGACCGGGAAGGACATGGCCCAGAGTTCTGTAAACATATGCATCGAATCAACCAACTGACAGGAGCCAACATAACG GTCTACCACACTTTCCATGATGAGGTGGATGAGTATCGCCGGCACTGGTGGCGCTGCAATGGACCCTGCCAGCACAAACAGCCCTACTATGGCTATGTAAAGCGTGCCACCAACAGGGCCCCCTCTGCTCATGACTACTGGTGGGCTGACCACCAGAAAACTTGTGGAGGCACTTACATAAAAATCAAGGAGCCAGAGAACTATGCAAAGAAAGCCAGAGGAAAGACAAAAGCAGGCAAGCAGCCAGCATCGGCAGTGGAGAATAAAG ACAAGTTGTGCAGAGGGGAGGCCCAGCCACTCATCCCATTCAGTGGAAAGGGGTATGTTCTTGGAGACACAAGCACTTGCCCTTCATCTGGGAAGCTGAACACCTCATACATGGTTAATGAAGCCAAAGGTCTCTCAAGTCAAGACCATTCAGCGACTGCCCTGAGGCTCAATTCCAATGTTGAGGTGAAATGTGAACAGAATGGTCTCCCGAAGAAACCTCCTCTTGTCACCCCTCTTCCCACTGCTAGTCACCAGAGTGTCCTGAGCAGCTACTTCCCCAGAGTCTCTGTTGCTAACCAAAAGGTTTTCAGAAATGTGAATGGATCCCCAGTAAAGAGCGGGACCACTGGAGATGGCACCAAGCATTCTGCCTCAGTAGGCTCTCAGAGAAAGGTTCCACCTTCCAGGGCATCCCTGAGAAATGCCTCCAAAGTCACAGCACCAGCATCAGCAACTGTGACATCTGCAGCTGGGACATCTGTGACCATATCCCAAGAGGAGAGTGGGTCTGAAGACCAATTCCTAAACAAGCGACCCAAGTTGGAGGACAGGACTGCTTTGGATAATATCAAGGAACAAACACAGAGTGGTAGTGACCTTCATAACAGCTCACGGCCCACATCCACCAGCACTTCTCGGAGCTCAGGCAGCTCATGCAGTCAACGACGGCTGGTCAACTGTCCAGTGTGTCAGGGTGTGGTTTTGGAGTCGCAGATTAATGAGCACTTGGACCGCTGCCTGGAAGGCAACAAAACCAACCTGCGACCTCGAAGAGTGTGA